In Microbacterium sp. zg-Y818, the genomic window CACGCGAGGCGTACGGCATCCGCAGCTCGCCCGTTGTGGCACCGGTGGTGCGCTCCGCGCCCGCGCCCGCCACGCCGGTCCCGACTGCTGCGGCGACCGAACCGCGCCGTCCTGCCCGGGGGCGGCGGGTGGCGATCGCGGCGATCGCGATCGGGGCAACGGTGGCGGTCATCGCCGCCGCCATCGCGGGCATCGGTGTGCTGGTGGGGCTATGACGACGAGGGATGGGATGACGATGACGCACGCGCGCGCGACCGCTGAGGGCACGCTCGGAATCGAGTTCTGCGGGGAGTGGCATCACCCGACGCCGGGCACCACGTTCTCGGTGGGCAGGGACGCCGACCTCACAGTCGACACCAACCAGTACCTGCACCGCCGTCTGCTCGCCTTCGACGCCGATGGCGACCTCTGGTGGATGTCGAACATCGGCCAGTCGATCTCGGTGAGCATCGCCACACCCGACGGTGCATACCAGGCGGTGCTCGGGGCCGGCGCGCGCGTGCCGCTGGTCTTCCCCGAGGTGACGGTGATGTTCTCCGCCGGGGCGTACACGTACGAGCTGGGGGTGCGCAATCACGCGGCGAGCTTCACCGGGCGCGACCCGCAGGCGACCAGCGACGTCGGCGACGGCACCACGACGATCGGCGCGGTCACCCTCACGCCGAGTCAGCGGCTGCTGCTGATCGCCCTGTGCGAGCCCATCCTGCGCGGCGGGATGGTGGGGGCCAGCCAGCTGCCCTCGTCGGCCGCGGCGGCCGCCCGGCTGGGGTGGCCGCTGACGACCTTCAACCGCAAGCTCGACAACGTCTGCGACAAACTCGACCGCGAGGGCGTGCAGGGTCTGCGGGGCGGGGTGGGCAAGCTCGCCACCAACCGCCGCGCGCGCCTGGTCGAGCATGCCATCCTGTCCCGCCTGGTCACGCCGCAGGACCTCGACCTGCTCGAGGTCGCAGCGGCAGCGAGTGAGAAGAGCGTCCGATGAAGATCCGCGTCACCCTGCGCCGTCCCGACGGCTCGACCGAGGACATCGCCCTGGCCGCCGAGCCGGGCGTACGCGTGGGCGAGGTGGCCGACTCGATCGTCGCCCGCGACCCAGCAGGCGCTTACAACGGCCCCGCCTACGCTCCCGGCACGGTGACCCTCGAAGCGCACGCCCCCGCCGTCGGCGGCGCGTCCGAGGCACTCGACCCCGACGACACCCTCGCCGACCTCGCGCTGGCATCGGGCGTGGAGGTCGCCGTCGTCGGGCTCGACGACGCCCCGCGCGCAGATGTGGCGTACATCGAGATCGTCGGCGGCCGCCTCGCCGGACGGCGTTACACGGTGCCGCGGGGTTCGACGGTCATCGGGCGCGGCGACGACTGCGGCATCGTGCTCGATGACGCCATGGTCTCAAAGCGCCACGCGCGCCTGCACGTCGGGCGCGACCGCATCGAGCTGATCGACCTCAACTCCGCGAACGGCATCATCGTGCAGGGGGCGCCGGTGGGTCGCCTCGAGATGCAGCACGGGCAGGAAGCGGTACTGGGAAGCACCGTCATCCGTGCCGGGTTCCTGCCGTCCGAGGTGACCCAGTCCTCCCCCATCGGCGAAGTGCGGCTCACCCGCTCGCCGAGTGTGGAGCCGCGCTACATCGGTCGTGAGCTGGAGGGGGCGGACCCGCCCATCCCCGCCGACCCGCAGCCGTTCCCCTGGGCCGCCGCGCTCCTGCCCGCCATCGCCGGCCTCGCCATGTTCGCCGCCACCCAGCGACCCATCACCCTCATCTTCGTCGCGATCTCGCCGCTGATGATGATCAGCACGTGGGCGACGGCCAAGTCGCAGCAGCGGCGCAAGCTCAAGATCGAGCACACCCGCTTCGTCGCACAGATGGAGCGACTGTCGGCACGCCTGGCGCGCGAGCGGCAAGACGAATCCCGCATCCGCGCGCGGGAAGCGGTGCCCCTGCACGAGATCTACGACGCCGTGCAGCAGTGCGCGCCGCTCGTGTGGACGCGCCGGCCCGAGCACTGGTCGTTCCTGCAGGTGCGCCTGGGGGTCGGCGACGTCCCGACCCGCAACACCGTGAAGGAGACCGGCAACACCGACCGCGCGGTCCCCGAGCAAGTGGAACAGCTCGAAGAGCTCATCGCCACCTACGAGCTCGTCCCCCGCACGCCTGTCGTCGAGAGGCTGTCGGATGCCGGTGCGCTCGGCATCGCCGGCGACACCGCCGCCGTCGCCGCGTACGGTCGCGCGCTGGCCGCACAGCTGGCGGGACTGCACGCCCCGAGCGACGTCGTCATCGGCGGGCTGCTGGGCCCCGCCTGGGCCGCGCAGTTCGCCGACGCGAAGTGGCTCCCGCACGCCATGCAGTCCGAGGCCGTGTTCGGCGGCGCACCGTTCGCCGACACCGCCTCGGCTGCGGCGAACCTGCTGTCCCGGCTCGAAGAGACCCTCAGCGCCCGCTCGCCGCGCGGGGCGGAAGGTCCGGTGCAGCTGGGCGCGATCGACGACAAGCGGGCCGCGCTGACCGCCGGCGCGGCGGTGGGGTCCGACTCCCGCTCCGAGAACGGATTCGACGGACCGCTGCCTGCGATCGTCGTGCTCATCTCCGATGACGCCCCCGTCGACCGCGCGCGGCTCATCCAGGTGCTCGAGCGTGCCGCCGGTCGAGGGGTGTATCCGATCTGGATGGCCCCCGACACCGCGGCACTGCCCGCCGCCTGCCGCACCTTCGTCGAGCTCGGCGCCGACGGGTCGGCCGCCGTCGGCTACGTGCGCCTCGGCCGCACGCTGACCCCCGTCGAGGTGGAAGGGCTCACCGCACCCCAGTTCGCGCAGTTCTGCCGCCGGCTGGCCTCGTACGTCGACGCCGGCGAGATCGGCGCCGACACCAGCGACGTCCCCCGCTCGGTGCCGATGCTGCAGCTGATCGGCAAGGAGATGGCCACCGCGCCCGGCGCCGTCGTCGACCGCTGGGAGCAGAACGGCTCGATCCTCTCCGCCGCCACCCGCGCACCGGCTACCCCGAAGCTGCGCGCGATCGTCGGACAGGCGGGCTCCGGCGCGATGCACCTCGACCTGCGCGCGCAGGGCCCGCACGCCCTTGTCGGCGGCACGACCGGCTCCGGCAAGAGCGAGTTCCTGCAGGCCTGGGTGCTCGGAATGGCTGCCGAGTACAGCCCGCAGCGCGTCACCTTCCTCTTCGTCGACTACAAGGGCGGTGCGGCCTTCGCGGAGTGCACGGCGCTCCCCCACTGCGTCGGGCTGGTCACCGACCTCAGTCCCCACCTGGTGCGTCGGGCGCTCGTGAGCCTGCGGGCCGAGCTGCACCACCGCGAGACGCTGTTCACCCGCAAGAAGGCCAAGGACATCCTCGAGCTCGAGAAGCGCGGCGACCCCGACACCCCGCCGGCGCTCGTCATCGTGATCGACGAGTTCGCCGCGCTCGTCAACGAGGTGCCCGACTTCGTGGACGGAGTCGTCGACGTCGCCCAACGAGGCCGCTCGCTCGGCATCCACCTGATCATGGCCACCCAGCGCCCTGCCGGCGTCATCAAGGACAACCTGCGCGCCAACACCAACATGCGCGTCGCCCTGCGCATGGCCGACGAGGTCGACTCCGACGACGTCATCGGCACGAAGGATGCCGCCGGCTTCGATCCCGGCATCCCGGGCCGCGGTGCGGCCAAGACGGGACCCGGCCGCCTCACGGTCTTCCAGTCCGCCTACACCGGCGGCTGGAGCTTCGTGGAGGAGGACGCCCCCGAGGTCGAGCTGGAGTCGTTCGCATTCGGCCCGCCGCGCCGGTGGGAGGCCCCCAAGACCGACTCTGCCTCGGCGGAGCGCGATCTCGGCCCCACCGACCAGC contains:
- a CDS encoding FtsK/SpoIIIE domain-containing protein; translation: MKIRVTLRRPDGSTEDIALAAEPGVRVGEVADSIVARDPAGAYNGPAYAPGTVTLEAHAPAVGGASEALDPDDTLADLALASGVEVAVVGLDDAPRADVAYIEIVGGRLAGRRYTVPRGSTVIGRGDDCGIVLDDAMVSKRHARLHVGRDRIELIDLNSANGIIVQGAPVGRLEMQHGQEAVLGSTVIRAGFLPSEVTQSSPIGEVRLTRSPSVEPRYIGRELEGADPPIPADPQPFPWAAALLPAIAGLAMFAATQRPITLIFVAISPLMMISTWATAKSQQRRKLKIEHTRFVAQMERLSARLARERQDESRIRAREAVPLHEIYDAVQQCAPLVWTRRPEHWSFLQVRLGVGDVPTRNTVKETGNTDRAVPEQVEQLEELIATYELVPRTPVVERLSDAGALGIAGDTAAVAAYGRALAAQLAGLHAPSDVVIGGLLGPAWAAQFADAKWLPHAMQSEAVFGGAPFADTASAAANLLSRLEETLSARSPRGAEGPVQLGAIDDKRAALTAGAAVGSDSRSENGFDGPLPAIVVLISDDAPVDRARLIQVLERAAGRGVYPIWMAPDTAALPAACRTFVELGADGSAAVGYVRLGRTLTPVEVEGLTAPQFAQFCRRLASYVDAGEIGADTSDVPRSVPMLQLIGKEMATAPGAVVDRWEQNGSILSAATRAPATPKLRAIVGQAGSGAMHLDLRAQGPHALVGGTTGSGKSEFLQAWVLGMAAEYSPQRVTFLFVDYKGGAAFAECTALPHCVGLVTDLSPHLVRRALVSLRAELHHRETLFTRKKAKDILELEKRGDPDTPPALVIVIDEFAALVNEVPDFVDGVVDVAQRGRSLGIHLIMATQRPAGVIKDNLRANTNMRVALRMADEVDSDDVIGTKDAAGFDPGIPGRGAAKTGPGRLTVFQSAYTGGWSFVEEDAPEVELESFAFGPPRRWEAPKTDSASAERDLGPTDQQRLVATMVQASQAAAIEPPRRPWLDELATVYDLTLLRQRTDEKLLLGVQDVPQRQAQDTVYFEPDNEGHLAIFGTGGAGKSSTLRTLAVAAGITPRGGPVHVYGLDFGSGGLRMLEAMPHVGAVIPADAGERVTRLFRMLKAELDRRGEAYAAVNAGTISQYRSLAGRPDEARILVLIDGFPTFRSEYEAVTGRADAYQVFQQIMTDGRSVGIHVALTADRGQAVPTALQSTIQKRVVLRLSDSDAYAMVGAPRDVLSPESVAGRAIVDGLETQIAVIAGTTDPRAQAQAIGEFAEAMRRQDRAEAPPVRALPEAFSMDDLPPHLDGRPVLGLSGDTLGPIAFDPNGLFVLAGAPQSGRSNALHAMAEAVRRANPAVRRYYIGSARSPLRDAVAWDDSAVDGGSASRLIDSILQDERGLEGVAVFLEGASEYATSLAEMPLSDFAKRVKRGDGLLVAEGETSDWTTGFGLLGDIKSARRGVVLQPDTHDGEVVLKTAFPRLLKREFPVGRAMLAASGKTVRVQFPLVGEAAPKDGEYSPLADAIAVP